The following coding sequences are from one Pseudonocardia sp. HH130630-07 window:
- the metK gene encoding methionine adenosyltransferase yields the protein MSNTSRRLFTSESVTEGHPDKICDAISDTILDAMLAQDPSSRVAVETMVTTGQVHVAGEVTTNAYVEIPQLVRDRILEIGYDSSAKGFDGASCGVNIAIGAQSPDIAQGVDTAYEKRVESAEDEIARQGAGDQGLMFGYACEDTPELMPLPIALAHRLSRRLTEVRKNGTLPYLRADGKTQVTIDYEGDKPVRLDTVVLSSQHAADVDLDGMLTPDILKHVVTPEVEALGWDPAQPKLLVNPTGRFVLGGPMGDAGLTGRKIIVDTYGGMARHGGGAFSGKDPSKVDRSAAYAMRWVAKNAVAAGLAGRIEVQVAYAIGKAAPVGLFVETFGTENVDPAKIQAAIEEVFDLRPAAIIRDLKLLRPIYTPTAAYGHFGRTDVDLPWEDTSRADALKSVVGA from the coding sequence GTGTCGAACACGAGCCGCAGGCTGTTCACCAGCGAGTCGGTCACCGAGGGCCACCCCGACAAGATCTGTGACGCGATCAGCGACACGATCCTCGACGCGATGCTCGCGCAGGACCCGAGCAGCCGGGTCGCGGTGGAGACCATGGTGACCACCGGTCAGGTGCACGTCGCCGGCGAGGTCACGACCAACGCCTACGTCGAGATCCCGCAACTCGTCCGGGACCGCATCCTCGAGATCGGCTACGACTCGTCCGCGAAGGGGTTCGACGGCGCGTCCTGCGGCGTCAACATCGCGATCGGTGCGCAGTCCCCGGACATCGCACAGGGCGTGGACACCGCCTACGAGAAGCGCGTCGAGTCCGCCGAGGACGAGATCGCCAGGCAGGGTGCCGGTGACCAGGGCCTGATGTTCGGGTACGCCTGCGAGGACACCCCCGAGCTGATGCCGCTGCCGATCGCGCTCGCGCACCGGCTGTCCCGGCGGCTGACCGAGGTCCGCAAGAACGGCACGCTGCCCTACCTGCGTGCGGACGGCAAGACCCAGGTCACCATCGACTACGAGGGGGACAAGCCGGTCCGTCTCGACACCGTCGTCCTGTCCTCGCAGCACGCCGCCGACGTCGACCTCGACGGCATGCTGACCCCGGACATCCTCAAGCACGTCGTCACCCCCGAGGTCGAGGCGCTCGGCTGGGACCCGGCGCAGCCGAAGCTGCTCGTCAACCCGACCGGGCGGTTCGTGCTGGGCGGCCCGATGGGCGACGCCGGGCTCACCGGCCGGAAGATCATCGTCGACACCTACGGCGGGATGGCGCGCCACGGTGGTGGCGCGTTCTCGGGCAAGGACCCGTCGAAGGTCGACCGGTCCGCCGCCTACGCGATGCGCTGGGTCGCGAAGAACGCCGTGGCCGCCGGGCTGGCCGGCCGGATCGAGGTCCAGGTCGCCTACGCGATCGGCAAGGCCGCCCCGGTCGGGCTGTTCGTCGAGACCTTCGGCACCGAGAACGTCGACCCGGCGAAGATCCAGGCCGCGATCGAGGAGGTGTTCGACCTCCGCCCGGCCGCGATCATCCGCGACCTGAAGCTGCTGCGTCCGATCTACACCCCGACCGCGGCCTACGGCCACTTCGGCCGGACCGACGTCGACCTGCCGTGGGAGGACACCTCCCGGGCCGACGCACTGAAGTCCGTCGTCGGCGCCTGA